One segment of Macrotis lagotis isolate mMagLag1 chromosome 1, bilby.v1.9.chrom.fasta, whole genome shotgun sequence DNA contains the following:
- the CLDN25 gene encoding putative claudin-25, producing MAWNFNGKIQLGALLLSLLGWICSCVTTAVPLWKNLNSELNEMENWSMGLWEACVIQEEGAIVCKTFESFLALPQEFRTSRILMLASNGLGFLGLLLSSLGSDCFQLQGISWVLKKWLRFLAGVLMEVAAASTLFPVSWVAYSTVQDFWDEHIPDIVPRWEFGEALFLGWVAGVFLALGGLLLICSTWLAKDELPSPPNACPLVLPTGGPAKKQDRFFHPSPRHRDLGTQGR from the exons ATGGCCTggaattttaatggaaaaatacaGCTGGGGGCactacttctctctctccttggaTGGATATGCTCTTGTGTCACCACAGCTGTTCCTCTGTGGAAGAATCTCAACTCAGAACTGAATGAAATGGAGAACTGGAGCATGGGACTCTGGGAAGCCTGTGTGATCCAGGAGGAAGGGGCCATAGTATGCAAGACTTTTGAATccttcttggctctgccccaggaGTTCCGAACATCCAGGATCCTCATGTTGGCCTCCAACGGACTGGGTTTCCTGGGACTTCTCCTCTCCAGCCTTGGTTCTGATTGCTTCCAGCTCCAGGGGATCAGTTGGGTACTGAAGAAGTGGTTACGATTCCTCGCAGGGGTGCTAATGGAGGTGGCTGCAGCCTCGACTCTTTTCCCTGTGTCTTGGGTGGCCTATAGCACTGTCCAGGATTTCTGGGATGAACACATCCCTGATATTGTGCCTCGGTGGGAGTTTGGAGAAGCCCTCTTCCTGGGCTGGGTAGCGGGAGTTTTTCTAGCACTTGGTGGACTGCTCTTGATCTGCTCTACTTGGCTGGCAAAGGATGAACTGCCTTCACCTCCTAATGCCTGTCCACTAGTCCTTCCAACAGGAGGTCCAGCCAAGAAACAAGATAGGTTCTTTCACCCATCTCCAAGACACAGAGACCTG GGAACACAAGGGAGATAA